The following coding sequences lie in one Cygnus olor isolate bCygOlo1 chromosome 8, bCygOlo1.pri.v2, whole genome shotgun sequence genomic window:
- the ZBTB41 gene encoding zinc finger and BTB domain-containing protein 41: MKKRRRLAANLNEKVHLGHEKDTSDQILVVDCAQEIVAKSAEIAPADQLESSQEFSPSSEQRKLLSSLQYNKNLLKYLNDDRQKRPSFCDLLIIVEGKEFSAHKVVVAVGSSYFHACLSKNPSTDVVTLDHVTHSVFQHLLEFLYTSEFFVYKNEIPLVLEAAKFLDIIDAVKLLNNESVSSVQSDVVTDVPPVETLNELTGKLLNSHQCTFCGRNFCYKKSLENHLARAHRSLSLERKHGLKMVEKAGFSTRRSTRNRKCPAKFDNSDSESGDASDSNLEKVSSDKETSDRSEFEDSGSESNVDEEGQEEEMSGEDSDTEEQSEKEHDTEEGSETVDSVGNIPEGLAPVVIQSGSKKLLQCPKCDKKFDRIGKYESHTRVHTGEKPFECDICHQRYSTKSNLTVHRKKHSSDTDFHKKEHKCPYCNKLHASKKTLAKHVKRFHPENVQEFLSIKKTKSEGWKCDICKKSFTRRPHLEEHMILHSQDKPFKCTYCEEHFKSRFARLKHQEKFHLGPFPCDICGRQFNDTGNLKRHIECTHGGKRKWTCFICGKSVRERTTLKEHLRIHSGEKPHLCSICGQSFRHGSSYRLHLRVHHDDKRYECEECGKTFIRHDHLTKHKKIHSGEKAHQCEECGKCFGRRDHLTVHYKSVHLGEKVWQKYKATFHQCEVCKKVFKGKSSLEMHFRTHSGEKPYKCQICNQSFRIKKTLTKHMVIHSDARPFNCQHCNATFKRKDKLKYHIDHVHGTKAAEEALTSSSEEKLVSLPVQYTSDDKVYQTEAKQYVEQSKTYQSEAKTLLQNVPTEVCVPVTLVPVQMSDPQADLVQHTTHSHGILPPQPEQADYQRAADLSFLEKYTLTPQPANIVHPVRPEQMLDPRDQSYLGTLLGLDTAPTVQNISNNEHS; encoded by the exons ATGAAGAAGAGGAGACGGCTCGCTGCAAATCTAAACGAAAAGGTTCATCTTGGCCATGAGAAAGATACTTCAGATCAGATTCTTGTAGTAGACTGTGCTCAAGAAATTGTTGCAAAGTCTGCAGAAATAGCCCCTGCAGATCAGCTCGAATCTTCCCAAGAATTTTCACCATCATCGGAACAAAGGAAGTTACTGAGCTCCTTACAGTATAACAAAAATCTACTTAAATATCTGAATGATGATAGACAGAAGCGTCCATCATTTTGTGATTTGCTCATCAttgtagaaggaaaagaatttaGTGCTCACAAAGTTGTAGTAGCTGTTGGGAGTAGTTATTTTCATGCCTGTTTGAGCAAAAATCCAAGCACCGATGTTGTCACACTAGATCATGTAACTCATTCTGTCTTTCAGCACTTGCTTGAGTTTCTGTACACCTCTGAGTTCTTTgtgtataaaaatgaaattccacTGGTGCTGGAAGCAGCAAAGTTTTTGGATATTATAGATGCAGTGAAGTTACTAAATAATGAAAGTGTTTCTAGCGTACAGTCTGATGTGGTAACTGATGTACCACCAGTAGAAACACTCAATGAACTGACTGGTAAACTGTTAAATAGTCATCAGTGCACTTTTTGTGGTCGAAATTTCTGTTACAAGAAGTCCTTAGAAAATCATTTGGCTAGAGCCCACAGATCCCTTTcgctggaaagaaaacatgggTTAAAAATGGTTGAGAAAGCAGGCTTTTCTACTAGGCGATCTACGAGAAACCGCAAATGTCCAGCTAAATTTGATAACAGTGACAGCGAAAGTGGTGATGCATCTGACAGCAATTTGGAAAAAGTTAGTTCTGACAAGGAAACATCTGATAGAAGTGAATTTGAAGACAGTGGAAGTGAAAGCAATGTTGATGAAGAAggacaggaggaagaaatgtcagGTGAAGATTCAGACACTGAAGAGCAAAGTGAAAAGGAACATGATACTGAAGAGGGTTCTGAGACAGTTGATTCAGTGGGAAATATTCCTGAAGGCTTAGCTCCAGTTGTCATTCAGAGCGGTAGCAAAAAACTACTGCAGTGTCCCAAGTGTGACAAAAAATTTGATCGAATAG GCAAATATGAGAGCCATACACGTGTACACACGGGTGAGAAGCCTTTTGAATGTGATATATGTCACCAGCGCTACTCAACAAAGTCCAACCTGACAGtgcacagaaagaaacactCTAGTGATACGGACTTCCATAAAAAGGAACACAAATGTCCTTACTGCAATAAGCTGCATGCAAGCAAGAAGACATTAGCAAAACACGTAAAGAG ATTTCATCCAGAGAATGTACaagaatttctttctattaaaaagacaaagagTGAAGGTTGGAAATGTGAT ATTTGTAAGAAGTCCTTCACTCGCAGACCTCATTTAGAAGAGCATATGATCCTTCATTCTCAGGATAAACCCTTTAAGTGTACCTACTGTGAAGAGCACTTTAAATCCCGCTTTGCAAGACtgaaacatcaagaaaaattCCATCTCG GGCCTTTTCCCTGTGACATTTGTGGCCGTCAATTTAATGATACAGGAAATCTGAAACGCCATATAGAATGTACTcatggaggaaagagaaaatggacGTGTTTCATCTGTGGAAAGTCTGTTAGGGAACG AACAACTTTGAAAGAACATCTGAGAATTCATAGTGGAGAGAAGCCTCATCTCTGCAGTATTTGTGGGCAGAGTTTTCGTCATGGAAGCTCTTACAG ACTTCATCTAAGAGTCCACCATGATGACAAGAGATATGAATGTGAAGAATGTGGGAAAACGTTTATTCGGCATGACCAtctgacaaaacacaaaaaaatacactcaG GTGAAAAAGCACATCAGTGTGAAGAATGCGGAAAATGTTTTGGCCGTAGAGATCACCTCACTGTTCACTATAAAAGTGTTCATCTAGGAGAAAAAGTTTGGCAGAA atATAAAGCAACATTTCACCAGTGTGAAGTCTGTAAGAAAGTTTTTAAAGGGAAATCGAgtttggaaatgcattttagGACAcattcag GTGAGAAACCATACAAGTGTCAAATCTGTAATCAGTCTTTTAGAATTAAGAAGACATTAACAAAACACATGGTTATTCATTCAGATGCTCGACCTTTTAATTGCCAACACTGCAATGCAACGTTTAAACGAAAAGACAAGCTGAAATATCATATTGATCATGTTCATGGAACAAAGGCTGCAGAAGAGGCATTGACAtcttcttcagaggaaaagctAGTCTCCTTACCAGTACAATACACCTCTGATGACAAAGTTTATCAAACTGAGGCTAAACAGTATGTGGAACAGTCCAAAACATATCAGTCGGAAGCCAAAACTTTGTTACAGAATGTACCTACGGAAGTATGTGTGCCAGTGACTCTGGTACCAGTTCAGATGTCTGATCCTCAAGCTGACCTAGTACAGCATACGACTCATTCACATGGCATTCTTCCTCCGCAGCCTGAGCAGGCAGATTATCAACGAGCAGCAGATCTGTCATTTCTAGAGAAATATACTCTTACTCCACAACCTGCAAATATTGTTCATCCTGTAAGGCCTGAGCAAATGTTGGATCCTAGAGACCAGTCATATCTTGGAACTTTACTGGGGCTGGATACAGCTCCTACTGTacagaatatttcaaataatgaaCATTCATGA